The following are encoded together in the Flavihumibacter fluvii genome:
- a CDS encoding ABC transporter ATP-binding protein, which yields MIKITNLEKIYRTEEVETVALNKLSFEVKEGEFIAVMGPSGCGKSTLLNILGLLDDPDAGSFLFNGIEVAKFNERKRADLRKHNIGFVFQSFNLIDELTVFENVELPLIYTGVKAAERKKIVEEALDKMLIMHRRNHYPQQLSGGQQQRVAVARAVVNNPKLILADEPTGNLDSSNGNEVMQLLTDLNEQGTTIIMVTHSEHDARYSHRVIRMLDGQTVMENLMA from the coding sequence ATGATCAAGATCACCAACCTGGAAAAGATCTACCGCACAGAAGAAGTAGAAACTGTTGCACTTAACAAATTATCCTTTGAAGTAAAGGAAGGCGAGTTTATTGCTGTAATGGGTCCCTCAGGCTGCGGTAAATCAACCCTTCTGAATATTCTTGGCTTGCTGGATGATCCGGATGCCGGAAGTTTTTTATTCAATGGCATCGAAGTGGCCAAATTCAATGAGCGCAAACGGGCAGACCTACGCAAGCACAATATCGGTTTTGTCTTCCAGAGCTTTAACCTCATTGATGAACTCACCGTATTTGAAAATGTGGAATTACCGCTCATCTATACTGGGGTGAAAGCTGCAGAAAGGAAAAAAATAGTGGAAGAAGCGCTTGACAAGATGCTCATCATGCATCGCCGGAACCATTACCCACAGCAGCTATCAGGCGGACAACAACAAAGGGTGGCTGTTGCGCGGGCAGTAGTGAACAATCCCAAACTGATACTGGCGGATGAACCGACCGGTAACCTTGATTCCAGCAATGGTAACGAGGTGATGCAATTGCTGACCGACCTGAATGAACAAGGCACCACTATTATCATGGTTACGCACAGTGAACATGATGCGAGGTATAGTCATCGCGTGATCAGGATGCTCGATGGCCAGACTGTAATGGAAAACCTGATGGCATAA